A genomic window from Luteolibacter sp. LG18 includes:
- a CDS encoding sigma-70 family RNA polymerase sigma factor: protein MTERPRNPEERMVGWIASHQAALHRYILSLLPDRSLADDVLQETNLVLWRKAADYDPERPFLAWAFGIARHQVMAARRDAGRDRHVFNDQLVELLADEHSTDDHASPVQEALESCLRQLPGQQRELILARYEPGASVQDLAKTRSKSPGALSVLLLRIRKALEDCIERKLGTSALS, encoded by the coding sequence ATGACGGAACGCCCGCGAAATCCCGAGGAACGCATGGTCGGCTGGATCGCCAGCCACCAGGCCGCCCTGCACCGCTACATCCTCTCCCTGCTGCCGGACCGCAGCCTGGCGGATGACGTGCTGCAGGAGACCAACCTCGTGCTGTGGCGGAAGGCCGCGGACTACGATCCGGAGCGCCCGTTCCTCGCCTGGGCCTTCGGGATCGCCCGCCATCAGGTGATGGCCGCCCGCCGCGATGCCGGGCGCGACCGCCATGTTTTCAATGACCAGCTCGTCGAGCTCCTCGCCGACGAGCATTCCACCGACGACCACGCCTCGCCGGTGCAGGAGGCGCTGGAAAGCTGCCTCCGCCAGCTCCCGGGCCAGCAGCGCGAGCTGATCCTGGCCCGCTACGAACCCGGCGCCTCGGTGCAGGATCTGGCGAAAACCCGCTCGAAATCCCCCGGCGCGCTGTCCGTGCTGCTGCTCCGCATCCGCAAGGCGCTCGAAGATTGCATCGAGCGGAAACTCGGCACCTCCGCCCTGTCATGA
- a CDS encoding efflux RND transporter permease subunit, with translation MWIVLFALRYKYTIGVFAILVLLFGVMSSRKMSTDILPRVETPEITLVWNYGGLNATEMASKITSFSEIATLNNVDDLVEVRSETSNGVALVKMRFQPYADINTALSQVTAVSQTILRRMPTGTTPPLIIRTSPSSVPIVQLVISSDTMTGGQLFDYSRLALRAKIQSIPGLRLSLPYGGAARQVMVDLDPDALNAFGLSAADVSRAIGTQNLTLPSGLLREGERELPVTMNASPETVQAFLDLPIRSVNGKMILLRDVANVRDGEAVSTNPARLNGQNAVMVSVLKLGSASTVDVVNGILSRMDEIRKEAPPGMTIEPIFDQSVFVKAAVDGVLKEILLVGGLVALVVLLFLGSWRSTLIVLTSIPLALLCSIMGLYLVGATFNLMTLGGLSLAIGILVDNALVEIENIKRQIALGKGVRQAIIDGARQVAFPEFVSTLSICIVFLPIFLLSGTASYVFRPLALAVVFSMLASYLLSRTLVPTLASLMLPAEVRKERELAKAKPRFGLFRIHHGIEHGVDRLSEVQGGILGYVLRHRWLVLVPILIAVAIGVFAGTHAGREFFPKTDAGLLRLFIRVPPGGRVEDTGAVMAEIQREIRTIIPKDELSFVVENIGAPNSVNLAWVESTSNSSSDGEILVQLADHHHPTLGYEVAIRDMLTKKFPQVQSFFRPADATSQTLASGSPTTFEVRFTGRDVPGNLALAKELKERFKQVPGAVDITLREVLDQPGYVIRVDRARAAYLGVTQQDAANALLAALGSGGTVSPSFWADPEKGASYDVQVLAQPSELKSTEQLLNLPIRPSAGGNPVLLRSFATLVEQRSPASVSRTTLQPTLTLVANVQGRDLGSVTRDLEKILDDIRAKLKNKPGNEVHLFGQAALMQSAYAELLGGLGLAAVLVFLVMVINFQSWSLPFVAISGLPLAVSGAVAALWLTGTPLSVPALMGVIMVVGVSTANSVLVSSFARDRQVLEGATAAEAAMDAATTRLRPVMMTALAMILGVIPMALGHGEGGEQNAPLGRAVIGGLVFGTFASLFVVPTMFAIVRRRWKPPVEDEDSIDSEEPTAAEPA, from the coding sequence ATGTGGATCGTCCTTTTCGCCCTCCGTTACAAGTACACCATCGGAGTCTTCGCCATCCTGGTCCTTCTCTTCGGGGTGATGTCCTCCCGGAAAATGTCCACCGACATCCTGCCGCGGGTGGAAACTCCGGAGATCACGCTGGTCTGGAACTACGGCGGCCTGAACGCCACCGAGATGGCGTCGAAGATCACCTCGTTCTCGGAGATCGCCACGCTCAACAACGTCGATGACCTGGTGGAGGTCCGTTCGGAAACCTCGAACGGGGTCGCGCTGGTGAAGATGCGGTTCCAGCCGTATGCGGACATCAACACCGCGCTGTCCCAGGTGACGGCGGTGTCCCAGACGATCCTGCGGCGCATGCCCACCGGCACCACTCCGCCGCTGATCATCCGCACCAGCCCGTCGAGCGTGCCGATCGTGCAGCTCGTCATTTCCTCGGACACGATGACCGGCGGCCAGCTCTTCGACTACTCGCGCCTGGCGCTGCGGGCGAAGATCCAGAGCATCCCGGGCCTGCGCCTCTCCCTGCCCTACGGTGGTGCCGCCCGCCAGGTCATGGTGGACCTCGATCCGGACGCGCTGAATGCCTTCGGGCTGTCCGCCGCGGATGTCAGCCGCGCCATCGGCACCCAGAACCTGACCCTACCCTCCGGCCTGCTGCGCGAGGGCGAGCGCGAGCTGCCGGTCACGATGAATGCCAGCCCGGAAACGGTGCAGGCCTTCCTGGACCTGCCGATCCGCTCGGTGAACGGCAAGATGATCCTGCTGCGCGACGTGGCGAACGTGCGCGACGGCGAGGCGGTCTCGACCAATCCGGCGCGCCTCAACGGCCAGAACGCGGTGATGGTCTCGGTGCTGAAACTCGGCAGCGCGTCCACCGTGGACGTGGTCAATGGCATCCTCTCCCGCATGGATGAGATCCGGAAGGAGGCTCCTCCGGGCATGACCATCGAGCCGATCTTCGACCAATCCGTGTTCGTGAAGGCGGCGGTCGATGGCGTGCTGAAGGAGATCCTGCTGGTGGGTGGCCTGGTGGCGCTGGTGGTGCTGCTGTTCCTCGGCTCCTGGCGCTCCACGCTGATCGTGCTGACCTCGATCCCGCTGGCGCTGCTGTGCTCGATCATGGGCCTGTATCTGGTCGGCGCGACGTTCAACCTGATGACGCTCGGCGGCCTGTCGCTGGCGATCGGCATCCTGGTCGACAACGCGCTGGTGGAGATCGAGAACATCAAGCGCCAGATCGCGCTCGGGAAGGGCGTGCGGCAGGCGATCATCGATGGTGCGCGGCAGGTGGCCTTCCCCGAGTTCGTGTCGACGCTGAGCATCTGCATCGTGTTCCTGCCGATCTTCCTGCTCAGCGGCACGGCCTCCTACGTCTTCCGCCCGCTGGCGCTGGCGGTGGTCTTCTCGATGCTGGCGAGCTACCTGCTTTCCCGCACGCTGGTGCCCACGCTGGCCTCGCTGATGCTGCCCGCCGAGGTGCGGAAGGAGCGCGAGCTGGCGAAGGCGAAGCCGCGCTTCGGCCTGTTCCGCATCCACCACGGCATCGAGCACGGCGTCGACCGCCTGTCCGAAGTCCAGGGCGGCATCCTCGGCTACGTGCTGCGCCACCGCTGGCTGGTGCTGGTGCCGATCCTGATCGCGGTGGCGATCGGGGTGTTCGCGGGCACCCACGCCGGACGCGAGTTCTTCCCGAAGACGGACGCGGGCCTGCTGCGGTTGTTCATCCGCGTTCCCCCCGGCGGCCGGGTGGAGGACACCGGTGCTGTGATGGCGGAGATCCAGCGCGAGATCCGCACCATCATCCCGAAGGACGAGCTTTCGTTCGTGGTCGAAAACATCGGCGCGCCCAACTCGGTGAACCTGGCGTGGGTGGAAAGCACGTCGAACAGCTCGTCGGACGGTGAGATCCTCGTCCAGCTCGCGGACCACCACCATCCGACGCTGGGCTATGAAGTCGCGATCCGCGACATGCTGACGAAAAAGTTCCCGCAGGTGCAGTCGTTCTTCCGCCCGGCGGACGCCACCAGCCAGACGCTGGCGTCCGGCTCGCCCACCACCTTCGAGGTGCGCTTCACCGGCCGCGATGTCCCCGGCAACCTGGCGCTGGCAAAGGAGCTCAAGGAGCGCTTCAAGCAAGTTCCCGGTGCGGTGGACATCACCCTGCGCGAGGTGCTGGACCAGCCCGGCTACGTCATCCGCGTCGACCGCGCCCGCGCCGCCTACCTCGGCGTGACCCAGCAGGACGCGGCCAATGCGTTGCTGGCGGCGCTCGGCAGCGGTGGCACAGTGTCGCCGAGCTTTTGGGCGGACCCGGAGAAGGGCGCGTCCTACGACGTGCAGGTGCTCGCCCAACCTTCCGAGCTGAAATCCACCGAGCAGCTTCTCAACCTGCCGATCCGCCCGAGCGCGGGCGGGAACCCGGTGCTGCTGCGCAGTTTCGCCACGCTGGTGGAACAGCGGTCCCCGGCCAGCGTTTCCCGCACCACCCTCCAGCCGACGCTGACGTTGGTGGCGAACGTGCAGGGCCGCGACCTCGGCAGCGTGACCCGCGATCTGGAGAAGATCCTCGATGACATCCGGGCGAAGCTGAAAAACAAGCCGGGCAACGAGGTCCACCTCTTCGGCCAGGCCGCGCTGATGCAGTCCGCCTACGCCGAATTGCTCGGTGGACTCGGGCTCGCGGCGGTGCTCGTGTTCCTGGTGATGGTGATCAATTTCCAGTCGTGGTCGCTGCCGTTCGTGGCGATCAGCGGCCTGCCACTGGCCGTCTCCGGCGCGGTCGCCGCACTCTGGCTCACCGGCACGCCGCTGAGCGTGCCCGCGCTGATGGGCGTGATCATGGTCGTGGGGGTTTCCACGGCGAACAGCGTGCTGGTCAGCAGCTTCGCCCGCGACCGCCAGGTCCTGGAGGGCGCGACCGCCGCCGAGGCCGCAATGGACGCCGCCACCACCCGCCTGCGCCCGGTGATGATGACCGCGCTGGCGATGATCCTCGGCGTGATCCCGATGGCGCTCGGCCACGGCGAGGGCGGCGAACAGAACGCCCCGCTCGGCCGTGCGGTGATCGGCGGCCTGGTGTTCGGCACCTTCGCCTCGCTGTTCGTCGTGCCGACCATGTTCGCCATCGTCCGCCGCCGCTGGAAACCGCCGGTGGAGGACGAGGATTCCATCGATTCCGAAGAGCCCACCGCGGCCGAACCCGCCTGA
- a CDS encoding DUF4328 domain-containing protein, with product MRHPADSMPEPDDNPYAAPAAEAHPPRVGRPVGCEDLKDPRTLGVLSVGFVWLYVVCVTVLLIIGRDSTSQWSDGRLSVRYPAREALLMFSAAAVTFLMWTHRCAVNARRLERNRINTTPWLAVVSYFIPIYHLVGPCIAMKEIIAITYRHIDRRSVEGLVPHWWLGWIGFSVSSWIMDGSEFWWFPLLCMAISAVFLTMIVLGLSAAQAEIRVAPEVPDDGHSRLRHSPLPGIEAGLPLANLPRHRSHAAPGHRRPPDGEETPPP from the coding sequence ATGCGCCACCCTGCGGACAGCATGCCCGAACCGGACGACAATCCCTACGCCGCTCCCGCCGCGGAGGCGCACCCGCCACGGGTGGGCAGGCCGGTGGGCTGCGAGGATTTGAAGGACCCGCGGACCCTCGGCGTGCTGTCGGTGGGGTTCGTTTGGCTCTACGTCGTCTGCGTGACGGTGCTGCTGATCATCGGACGGGACAGCACCAGCCAGTGGAGCGACGGGCGGCTGAGCGTCCGCTATCCCGCCCGCGAGGCGCTGCTGATGTTCAGCGCGGCGGCGGTGACCTTCCTGATGTGGACCCACCGCTGTGCGGTCAACGCGCGGCGGCTGGAGCGGAACCGGATCAACACGACGCCGTGGCTGGCGGTGGTGTCCTATTTCATCCCGATCTACCACCTCGTCGGCCCCTGCATCGCGATGAAGGAGATTATCGCCATCACCTACCGCCACATCGACCGGCGGAGCGTGGAAGGGCTGGTGCCCCACTGGTGGCTGGGCTGGATCGGATTCAGCGTCAGCTCGTGGATCATGGATGGCTCGGAGTTCTGGTGGTTCCCGCTGCTCTGCATGGCGATCTCGGCGGTCTTCCTCACCATGATCGTGCTGGGACTCAGCGCCGCCCAGGCCGAGATCCGGGTGGCCCCGGAAGTGCCGGACGACGGCCATTCGCGCCTCCGCCACTCGCCGCTGCCGGGGATCGAGGCCGGGCTGCCGCTGGCGAACCTGCCGCGCCACCGGTCCCACGCCGCGCCCGGCCACCGCCGCCCGCCCGACGGGGAGGAAACTCCGCCGCCCTGA
- a CDS encoding discoidin domain-containing protein: MNPDRLDLLIQGLFDGTLDDATRTELNDLLLESKDARDRYRRATTLHAALTRRAAAEPEAVNVVPFSARRVWVRNLAAAAAVALLGAAAALYFHKPGPKARVVAATDSQWGGSIHLAANDRLPANTPLELVRGVTEISYPSGAHVTLEGPCRFQLDKPEAITVLHGRASVHAPPGAQGFRVDTPGGRFVDLGTRFGLAVGSDGASPVILTEVYEGEVQVDAVAGKPRLYRGDARALLQDTGVPRLLTSLDADPVNVPRILPTSSSASPANNLALGKPVTSPGYCIRPHGSVFPPENLTDGRTDDTGVPGDWSFWLAPNGENGEFTVDLEKAQTIGRISLQNTANRRNNDRGIASFLAFVSTDNVYFTPVAEGSLPRIDTRASGPFPFHDFPFAPVEARYVKIVVTDHYRNNSRPPENENHSGGLNEIRVFSE; the protein is encoded by the coding sequence ATGAACCCGGACCGTCTCGATCTCCTGATCCAAGGCCTGTTCGATGGCACGCTCGACGATGCCACCCGCACCGAGCTGAACGATCTGCTGCTGGAGTCGAAGGACGCGCGCGATCGCTACCGCCGCGCCACCACCCTCCATGCCGCGCTGACGCGCCGCGCCGCCGCCGAGCCGGAGGCGGTCAATGTCGTGCCATTCTCGGCCCGCCGGGTGTGGGTGCGGAACCTCGCCGCCGCGGCCGCCGTGGCGCTCCTCGGCGCCGCCGCCGCCCTCTATTTCCACAAGCCGGGTCCGAAGGCCCGGGTGGTGGCCGCCACCGATTCGCAATGGGGCGGCTCGATCCACCTCGCCGCGAACGACCGGCTGCCCGCCAACACGCCGCTGGAGCTGGTCCGCGGTGTGACCGAGATTTCCTACCCCAGTGGCGCCCACGTGACGCTCGAGGGACCGTGCCGCTTCCAGCTCGACAAGCCGGAGGCCATCACCGTGCTCCACGGCCGCGCCTCGGTCCACGCGCCGCCGGGAGCCCAGGGGTTCCGTGTGGACACACCGGGCGGCCGCTTCGTCGATCTCGGCACCCGTTTCGGCCTGGCCGTGGGCAGCGATGGCGCGAGCCCCGTCATCCTCACCGAGGTTTACGAGGGCGAGGTGCAGGTGGATGCCGTGGCCGGAAAGCCGCGCCTCTACCGTGGCGACGCCCGCGCGCTGCTTCAGGACACCGGCGTGCCGCGCCTGCTCACCTCGCTGGATGCCGATCCGGTGAACGTGCCGCGCATCCTGCCGACCAGCTCATCCGCCTCCCCGGCCAACAACCTCGCCCTCGGCAAACCGGTCACCAGCCCCGGCTACTGCATCCGCCCGCACGGCTCGGTGTTTCCGCCGGAGAACCTGACCGATGGCCGCACCGACGACACCGGCGTGCCGGGCGATTGGTCGTTCTGGCTCGCGCCGAACGGCGAGAACGGGGAGTTCACCGTGGACCTGGAGAAAGCCCAGACCATCGGCCGCATCTCGCTCCAGAACACCGCCAACCGCCGCAACAACGACCGCGGCATCGCGTCCTTCCTGGCCTTCGTTTCCACCGACAACGTGTATTTCACCCCGGTCGCCGAGGGCTCGCTGCCCCGCATCGACACCCGCGCCTCCGGACCGTTCCCGTTCCATGACTTCCCCTTCGCGCCGGTCGAAGCCCGCTACGTGAAGATCGTGGTCACGGACCACTACCGGAACAACTCCCGCCCGCCCGAAAACGAGAACCACAGCGGCGGCCTGAACGAAATCCGCGTTTTCTCCGAATGA
- the rnhA gene encoding ribonuclease HI, which produces MKRVTVFTDGACRGNPGPGGYGVVLLYGKHRLELSQGFAHTTNNRMEMLAAIAALEELSEPCEVELHSDSRYVIDALTKNWIKGWKAKGWKTSTGGPVKNQDLWVRLVSASSPHKMTWKWVRGHAGNAENERCDVLAVAAATGRNLPPDAGFEG; this is translated from the coding sequence ATGAAACGCGTCACCGTGTTCACCGATGGCGCGTGCCGGGGCAATCCCGGGCCGGGCGGCTATGGCGTGGTGCTGCTCTATGGCAAGCACCGCCTGGAGCTTTCCCAAGGCTTCGCCCACACCACCAACAACCGGATGGAGATGCTCGCCGCCATCGCCGCGCTGGAGGAACTCAGCGAGCCATGCGAGGTGGAGCTGCACTCGGACTCCCGCTACGTCATCGACGCCCTGACCAAGAACTGGATCAAGGGTTGGAAGGCGAAGGGCTGGAAAACCTCCACCGGCGGCCCGGTGAAAAACCAGGACCTGTGGGTGCGGCTGGTGAGCGCCTCCTCGCCCCACAAGATGACCTGGAAGTGGGTGCGCGGCCACGCCGGCAATGCCGAGAACGAGCGCTGCGACGTGCTCGCCGTCGCCGCCGCTACCGGCCGGAACCTGCCGCCGGACGCGGGGTTTGAGGGGTGA
- a CDS encoding efflux RND transporter periplasmic adaptor subunit, with amino-acid sequence MKRFLPLPLVIACTAPALADKVEVKVITPKPATQPRAFEVPARTEPAETATIFSRATGVIHERKVDIGDRVAAGDVLATIDAPEIARQIEAAQATIDQAEAKAKVARTVATRSEGLLKEKAVSKEATEQSTATAEELDASVRAYRAELGKLQELQKFMTIRAPFDATITARKIDRGDHVNGDPSSADAWLFQLYRINELRVVVQAPPDLALRLETGTEGKVSFPELPGKKFTAKVARTSRSIETVSGTMRAELLLKNDDRALPSGLSGTVTFDLAPAPGTFLVPTNTLIVRAGKASVATVVDGKVKLVEVGQGRNLGESVEVTSAGLTGQPVIVSPNALIREGDEVNAVPLPPKK; translated from the coding sequence GTGAAACGCTTCCTTCCGCTCCCGCTCGTCATCGCCTGCACCGCCCCGGCCCTCGCCGACAAGGTGGAGGTGAAGGTGATCACCCCGAAACCGGCGACCCAGCCCCGCGCCTTCGAGGTCCCGGCCCGCACCGAACCCGCCGAGACCGCCACCATCTTCAGCCGCGCCACCGGCGTGATCCATGAGCGCAAGGTCGACATCGGCGACCGCGTGGCGGCCGGTGACGTGCTCGCCACCATCGATGCCCCGGAAATCGCCCGCCAGATCGAGGCCGCCCAGGCCACGATCGACCAGGCCGAGGCCAAGGCCAAGGTCGCCCGCACCGTGGCCACCCGCTCGGAAGGCCTGCTCAAGGAGAAGGCCGTGTCAAAGGAGGCCACCGAGCAATCGACCGCCACCGCCGAGGAACTGGACGCCTCGGTCCGCGCCTACCGCGCCGAACTCGGAAAGCTCCAGGAACTCCAGAAGTTCATGACCATCCGCGCGCCGTTCGACGCGACCATCACCGCCCGCAAGATCGACCGCGGCGACCACGTCAACGGCGACCCCTCGTCCGCGGACGCGTGGTTGTTCCAGCTCTACCGCATCAACGAGCTGCGGGTGGTCGTCCAAGCCCCGCCGGATCTCGCGCTGCGGCTGGAGACCGGCACCGAGGGCAAGGTCAGCTTCCCCGAGCTGCCGGGCAAGAAGTTCACCGCCAAGGTGGCGCGCACCAGCCGCTCGATCGAGACCGTATCCGGCACCATGCGCGCCGAGCTGCTGCTGAAAAACGACGACCGCGCGCTGCCCTCCGGCCTGAGCGGCACCGTGACCTTCGACCTCGCCCCGGCCCCCGGCACCTTCCTGGTGCCGACCAACACCCTGATCGTGCGCGCCGGCAAGGCCAGCGTGGCGACCGTGGTGGACGGCAAGGTGAAGCTGGTGGAGGTCGGCCAGGGCCGCAACCTCGGCGAATCCGTGGAAGTCACCTCAGCGGGCCTCACCGGCCAGCCGGTGATCGTCAGCCCGAACGCCCTGATCCGCGAGGGCGATGAGGTCAATGCCGTGCCGCTGCCGCCGAAGAAATAA
- a CDS encoding PA2169 family four-helix-bundle protein produces the protein MNSTVAEPSVKPLDSTEIRASRMLGDLIRICRDGEDLHRSAAERCTSDPLRCALMERSHQRAGFVAALQTLQRRHGDSAREGGSVTGAVHRAWNELRDVFSPSSDDSILGELDAHEATAIQSYRNILDDFPAGLYPADAAVISFHLREIGRSRDGLRALQSASVTG, from the coding sequence ATGAACTCCACCGTCGCCGAGCCTTCCGTCAAACCCTTAGATTCCACTGAAATCCGGGCCAGCCGGATGCTCGGTGACCTCATCCGGATCTGCCGGGATGGGGAAGATCTCCACCGCTCGGCCGCCGAACGGTGCACGTCCGATCCGCTCCGCTGCGCGCTGATGGAACGCTCCCATCAGCGCGCTGGATTCGTCGCGGCGCTCCAGACCCTCCAGCGCCGCCACGGCGACTCCGCCCGCGAGGGTGGCTCCGTGACCGGTGCCGTCCACCGGGCATGGAACGAACTCCGCGACGTCTTCTCGCCCTCCAGCGATGACTCGATCCTGGGCGAGCTGGATGCCCACGAGGCGACCGCGATCCAGAGCTACCGCAACATCCTCGATGACTTCCCGGCCGGGCTCTACCCCGCCGATGCCGCGGTGATTTCCTTCCACCTGCGCGAGATCGGGCGTTCCCGCGACGGGCTGCGGGCGCTGCAAAGTGCCAGCGTAACTGGCTGA
- the kbl gene encoding glycine C-acetyltransferase: MFPDSFVSHLQQTLAEIDHAGLYKRERLIDSTQNSTVRLKDGRTVINMCANNYLGLADHPKVVEAAKASLDRWGFGMASVRFICGTQTLHKQLEEKISAFLGTEDTILYPSCFDANGGLFEVVLGPEDAVISDSLNHASIIDGVRLCKAKRFRYANNDMADLEAKLQEADAAGARFKLITTDGVFSMDGIIAQLDKVHELAAKYGAIVHFDDCHSTGFLGERGRGTHEHCGLFGKIDLTTGTLGKALGGASGGYTSGKKEIIDLLRQRSRPYLFSNTIAPPIVAASLAVFEMLEASTEFADKVKDNARYFREAMASTGFTIAGKDHPISPVILGDAALSQKFSEKLLENGVYAVGFFYPVVPQGTARIRTQISAAHTREQLDQGIEAFVKAGKDLGVI, translated from the coding sequence ATGTTTCCGGATAGTTTTGTTTCTCACCTCCAGCAAACCCTCGCCGAGATCGACCACGCGGGTCTCTACAAGCGCGAGCGGCTCATCGACTCGACCCAGAATTCCACCGTCCGCCTGAAGGACGGCCGCACCGTGATCAACATGTGTGCGAACAACTACCTCGGCCTCGCCGACCATCCGAAGGTCGTCGAAGCGGCCAAGGCGTCGCTCGACCGCTGGGGCTTCGGCATGGCATCCGTCCGCTTCATCTGCGGCACCCAGACCCTCCACAAGCAACTGGAGGAAAAGATCTCCGCCTTCCTCGGCACCGAGGACACCATCCTCTACCCGTCCTGCTTCGATGCGAACGGCGGCCTGTTCGAGGTCGTGCTTGGCCCGGAGGACGCCGTCATTTCCGACTCGCTCAACCACGCTTCGATCATCGACGGCGTGCGCCTCTGCAAGGCGAAGCGCTTCCGCTACGCGAACAACGACATGGCCGACCTCGAGGCGAAGCTCCAGGAGGCCGATGCCGCCGGCGCGCGCTTCAAGCTGATCACCACCGACGGCGTGTTCTCGATGGATGGCATCATCGCCCAGCTCGACAAGGTGCATGAGCTGGCCGCGAAATACGGGGCCATCGTTCACTTCGACGACTGCCACTCCACCGGCTTCCTCGGCGAGCGCGGCCGCGGCACGCATGAGCACTGCGGCCTCTTCGGCAAGATCGACCTCACCACCGGCACGCTCGGCAAGGCGCTCGGCGGTGCTTCCGGTGGCTACACCTCCGGCAAGAAGGAGATCATCGACCTGCTGCGCCAGCGCTCCCGCCCGTATCTGTTCTCGAACACCATCGCGCCGCCGATCGTCGCCGCCTCGCTCGCCGTGTTCGAGATGCTGGAGGCGTCCACCGAGTTCGCGGACAAGGTGAAGGACAACGCCCGCTATTTCCGCGAGGCGATGGCCAGCACCGGCTTCACCATCGCGGGCAAGGACCACCCGATTTCCCCGGTGATACTCGGCGATGCCGCGCTGTCGCAGAAGTTCTCGGAGAAGCTGCTCGAAAACGGCGTCTATGCCGTGGGCTTCTTCTACCCGGTGGTTCCGCAGGGCACCGCCCGCATCCGCACCCAGATCAGCGCCGCGCACACCCGCGAGCAGCTCGACCAGGGCATCGAGGCCTTCGTGAAGGCGGGCAAGGACCTTGGCGTGATTTGA
- the rpe gene encoding ribulose-phosphate 3-epimerase, whose amino-acid sequence MIQRTFHDRVVAPSLLAADFSRVREEVTRAIHAGADWLHLDVMDGHFVDNISFGPAMVQTVHETNDIFLDVHLMISRPDHYLSRFVAAGADLITVHVEAEHDVAETLRRIREAGCQAGLALNPATPFEAVIPYLHQIDLLLCMTVVPGFGGQAFMPEVLPKIEAAAKYRAEHGLAYHIEVDGGIVTETAKLCAEAGANALVAGSSTFRAPDMAFAVAEIRSA is encoded by the coding sequence GTGATCCAACGAACCTTCCACGACCGGGTGGTGGCGCCGTCCTTGCTGGCGGCGGATTTTTCGCGTGTGCGTGAGGAAGTGACCCGCGCCATCCACGCCGGAGCCGATTGGCTGCACCTCGATGTGATGGACGGCCATTTCGTGGACAACATTTCCTTCGGCCCCGCGATGGTCCAGACGGTCCACGAGACCAACGACATCTTCCTGGACGTCCACCTCATGATCTCCCGCCCGGACCATTACCTGTCGCGCTTCGTGGCGGCGGGCGCGGACCTGATCACCGTGCACGTGGAAGCCGAGCACGACGTGGCCGAAACCCTGCGCCGCATCCGCGAGGCCGGGTGCCAGGCAGGTCTCGCGCTGAATCCCGCCACCCCGTTCGAGGCGGTGATCCCCTATCTCCACCAGATCGACCTGCTGCTGTGCATGACCGTGGTGCCGGGTTTCGGCGGCCAGGCGTTCATGCCGGAGGTGCTGCCGAAGATCGAAGCCGCGGCGAAATACCGCGCCGAGCACGGCTTGGCCTACCACATCGAAGTGGACGGCGGCATCGTCACCGAAACCGCGAAACTCTGCGCCGAAGCGGGAGCGAACGCGCTGGTCGCGGGCTCCTCCACCTTCCGCGCGCCGGACATGGCCTTCGCCGTGGCCGAAATCCGCTCGGCTTGA
- a CDS encoding entericidin A/B family lipoprotein, with amino-acid sequence MKSIPSLLKIALAILAGAALSSCGTIAGFGHDVHKAGRAIERTANS; translated from the coding sequence ATGAAATCGATTCCGTCCCTTCTGAAGATCGCCCTCGCCATTCTCGCCGGAGCCGCCCTGAGCTCCTGCGGCACCATCGCCGGATTCGGCCATGATGTGCACAAGGCGGGCCGTGCGATCGAACGCACCGCCAACAGCTGA